A region of Micromonospora chokoriensis DNA encodes the following proteins:
- the rph gene encoding rifamycin-inactivating phosphotransferase → MGVLSMDEGRSDLAPLVDLREVDETQVAVVGGKAAHLGVLSRIDGVRVPAGFCVTTTAFRRVMAQTPSVDELLDQLSRLDPDDREAIGTLSAEIRRSIEETPVPGDLAAAITGALAGFGAEAAYAVRSSATAEDSPTASFAGQQDTYLNVVGPQEILRHVSRCWASLFTERAVVYRLRNGVDHRAVRMAVVVQQMVFPDAAGILFTADPVSGDRRVATVDAGFGLGEALVSGLVNPDVFTVRDGEVVTRAVAAKHRAVVAVPGGGTREVAIDPQRQEQPALTEAQVVRLVRLGRRIEAHVGRPQDIEWCLVDDDFLIVQSRPITTLFPLPAAGDQGNHVYLSVGHQQMMTDAMRPLGLSMWQLTAMAPMLEAGGRLFVDAIGLLASPGRAGFLEMVGKSDPLMRDALQTLLDRPGFVPTTPVAEGGPARLPTGGASIETDPTIVTELVERNEASVAALRRDIATVTGTALFDFLLEASEEHKRILTDPLTMQAIMAGMEATWWLNDRLYEWLGEKNAADTLTLSAPGNITSEMGLALLDVADEIRPHPEVVAFLRGVEDDGFLDELPKLPGGATARDAIEAYLDRYGMRCVGEIDITRPRWSERPGTLVPVILDNVRLFEPGAARRRFAQGQRQAREKAQEVLTRLRALPDGERKADETERMIERVRTFVGYREYPKYGIVSRYFVYKKALLAEAERLVRAGVLTEREDVFYLTFQEFHEAVRSHRVDHELISQRRDEFRAYQALTPPRVMTSDGEVLTGAYRRDDVPPGALIGVPVSAGTVEGRARVILDMAEADLEAGDILVTAHTDPSWTPLFVGIAGLVTEVGGLMTHGAVIAREYGLPAVVSVLDATRLIRDGQRIRVHGSDGYVEILP, encoded by the coding sequence ATGGGTGTGTTGTCGATGGACGAGGGCCGCAGCGACCTCGCACCGCTGGTGGACCTCCGGGAGGTCGACGAGACGCAGGTGGCGGTCGTCGGGGGCAAGGCCGCGCACCTGGGCGTGCTGTCGCGGATCGACGGGGTACGCGTACCGGCCGGGTTCTGCGTGACGACGACCGCCTTCCGGCGGGTCATGGCGCAGACTCCGTCGGTCGACGAGCTGCTCGACCAGCTCTCCCGCCTCGACCCGGACGACCGGGAGGCGATCGGTACGCTCAGCGCGGAGATCCGCCGGAGCATCGAGGAGACCCCGGTCCCGGGCGACCTGGCGGCCGCGATCACCGGCGCGCTCGCCGGGTTCGGCGCGGAGGCGGCCTACGCCGTCCGGTCCAGCGCGACGGCGGAGGACTCCCCCACGGCCTCCTTCGCGGGTCAGCAGGACACCTACCTGAACGTGGTGGGGCCGCAGGAGATCCTGCGGCACGTCAGCCGGTGCTGGGCGTCGCTGTTCACCGAGCGGGCCGTCGTCTACCGGCTGCGCAACGGCGTCGACCACCGTGCGGTGCGGATGGCTGTCGTCGTACAGCAGATGGTCTTTCCGGACGCGGCCGGCATCCTGTTCACCGCCGACCCGGTGTCGGGCGACCGGAGGGTCGCCACGGTGGACGCCGGCTTCGGTCTCGGCGAGGCCCTGGTGTCCGGCCTGGTGAACCCGGACGTCTTCACGGTGCGCGACGGCGAGGTCGTCACCAGGGCGGTGGCCGCCAAACACCGTGCCGTCGTCGCCGTGCCGGGCGGCGGTACGCGGGAGGTGGCGATCGACCCGCAGCGCCAGGAGCAGCCGGCGTTGACCGAGGCGCAGGTCGTGCGGCTGGTGCGGCTCGGGCGACGGATCGAGGCTCACGTTGGCCGCCCGCAGGACATCGAATGGTGCCTGGTCGACGACGACTTCCTGATCGTGCAGAGCCGGCCGATCACCACGCTGTTCCCGCTGCCCGCGGCCGGCGACCAGGGCAACCACGTCTACCTCTCGGTCGGTCACCAGCAGATGATGACCGACGCCATGAGGCCGCTGGGGCTGTCCATGTGGCAGTTGACGGCCATGGCTCCGATGTTGGAGGCCGGCGGCCGGTTGTTCGTCGACGCCATCGGGCTGCTGGCCTCGCCGGGTCGCGCCGGGTTCCTGGAGATGGTCGGGAAGTCCGATCCGCTGATGAGGGACGCGTTGCAGACGCTCCTCGACCGCCCGGGGTTCGTTCCGACGACGCCTGTGGCTGAGGGTGGTCCCGCCCGGCTGCCGACCGGCGGCGCGTCGATCGAGACCGACCCGACCATCGTGACCGAGCTGGTCGAGCGCAACGAGGCGTCCGTCGCCGCCCTGCGGCGGGACATCGCGACGGTGACCGGTACGGCGCTGTTCGACTTCCTGCTGGAGGCCTCCGAGGAACACAAGCGGATCCTCACCGACCCGCTGACCATGCAGGCGATCATGGCCGGCATGGAGGCCACCTGGTGGCTCAACGACCGGCTGTACGAGTGGCTGGGCGAGAAGAACGCCGCGGACACCCTCACCCTGTCCGCCCCCGGCAACATCACCTCGGAGATGGGCCTGGCGCTGCTGGACGTCGCCGACGAGATCCGTCCGCATCCGGAGGTGGTGGCGTTCCTGCGCGGCGTCGAGGACGACGGCTTCCTCGACGAGCTGCCGAAACTCCCGGGCGGGGCCACCGCGCGCGACGCCATCGAGGCGTACCTCGACCGGTACGGCATGCGCTGCGTCGGGGAGATCGACATCACCCGGCCACGGTGGAGCGAACGCCCCGGCACGCTCGTGCCGGTGATCCTCGACAACGTCCGGCTCTTCGAGCCCGGTGCCGCCAGGAGACGCTTCGCGCAGGGGCAGCGGCAGGCGCGCGAGAAGGCGCAGGAGGTGTTGACGCGCCTGCGGGCGCTGCCGGACGGGGAACGCAAGGCCGACGAGACCGAGCGCATGATCGAGCGGGTACGGACCTTCGTCGGCTACCGGGAGTACCCGAAGTACGGCATCGTCAGCCGCTACTTCGTCTACAAGAAGGCCCTGCTCGCCGAGGCCGAGCGCCTCGTGCGGGCCGGTGTGCTCACCGAGCGGGAGGACGTCTTCTACCTCACGTTCCAGGAGTTCCACGAGGCCGTGCGCTCGCACCGGGTGGACCACGAGCTGATCAGTCAGCGCCGGGACGAGTTCCGGGCGTACCAGGCGCTCACACCTCCCCGGGTGATGACCTCGGACGGCGAGGTCCTCACCGGGGCCTACCGACGGGACGACGTGCCGCCCGGCGCGCTGATCGGGGTGCCGGTGTCCGCCGGGACCGTCGAGGGCCGCGCCCGCGTCATCCTCGACATGGCCGAGGCCGATCTCGAAGCCGGCGACATCCTCGTCACGGCCCACACGGACCCCAGCTGGACGCCCCTGTTCGTCGGCATCGCCGGCCTGGTCACGGAGGTCGGCGGGTTGATGACGCACGGCGCGGTGATCGCCCGGGAGTACGGCCTGCCGGCCGTCGTCAGCGTCCTCGACGCCACCCGGCTGATCCGCGACGGGCAGCGGATCCGCGTGCACGGCAGCGACGGGTACGTCGAGATCCTGCCCTGA
- a CDS encoding RNA polymerase subunit sigma-70 produces the protein MSANVRDLAEVDEPEFTGLAQRHRRELHVHCYRMLGSFEDAEDAVQETFLRAWRRRETFEGRSTFRAWLYRIATNACLDFLAKRRPQPAAGGEARWLQPYPDRLLDELPSGDADGPEAVAVARETIELAYVVAVQHLAPRPRAALILRDVLGWPAKDVAELLGDSVNSVNSALQRARAGMREHLPAERQDWTGGDEDAETRELVRRFTEASVATDIGRLTTMLRDDVRCSMPPTPGLHIGRDPVLKDWIDGGFDRMTGLRGVPTAVNRQPAVAFYHWRERENAYLPLSIDVLRITGGAITEVTIFDGGQFPRLGLPERLPAGGTQ, from the coding sequence ATGAGCGCGAATGTGAGGGACCTCGCCGAGGTCGACGAGCCGGAGTTCACCGGCCTGGCGCAGCGGCACCGGCGGGAGCTGCACGTGCACTGCTACCGGATGCTCGGATCGTTCGAAGACGCTGAGGACGCCGTGCAGGAGACGTTCCTCCGGGCCTGGCGGCGGCGGGAGACCTTCGAGGGGCGCTCGACGTTCCGGGCCTGGCTGTACCGGATCGCCACCAACGCCTGCCTGGACTTCCTCGCCAAGCGCCGCCCGCAGCCGGCGGCCGGCGGCGAGGCGCGCTGGTTGCAGCCCTACCCGGACCGGCTGCTCGACGAACTGCCGTCGGGCGACGCCGACGGGCCGGAGGCCGTCGCCGTCGCGCGGGAGACGATCGAGCTGGCGTACGTGGTCGCCGTCCAGCACCTCGCGCCGCGCCCACGGGCCGCGCTGATCCTGCGCGACGTGCTCGGCTGGCCCGCGAAGGACGTCGCGGAACTGCTCGGCGACTCCGTCAACTCGGTGAACAGCGCGCTGCAACGGGCCCGCGCCGGCATGCGCGAGCACCTGCCCGCCGAACGGCAGGACTGGACCGGCGGCGACGAGGACGCCGAGACCCGTGAATTGGTACGCCGCTTCACCGAGGCTAGCGTCGCCACGGACATCGGCCGGCTCACCACGATGCTGCGCGACGACGTGCGGTGCTCGATGCCGCCCACTCCGGGCCTGCACATCGGCCGTGACCCGGTGCTGAAGGACTGGATCGACGGCGGCTTCGACCGCATGACGGGCCTGCGCGGCGTCCCCACCGCCGTCAACCGGCAACCCGCCGTCGCCTTCTACCACTGGCGGGAGCGGGAGAACGCGTACCTGCCGCTGTCGATCGACGTCCTGCGCATCACCGGCGGGGCGATCACCGAAGTCACCATCTTCGACGGCGGCCAGTTCCCGCGGCTCGGGCTGCCGGAGCGGCTGCCGGCAGGCGGCACGCAGTAG
- a CDS encoding DUF1996 domain-containing protein encodes MRTPPAHVAPPDRARKRRRVTRLTLAGAVAAALTASGIYIAGAQAEEVAVPGRVQAEAFAAQSGAQTESTGDADGGRNVGWLANGDWLRYDGVSITGADLTARVSSHNSAGGTVELRLGAQDGTVLASFPIAQTGGWQKWTTVAAKASSVPAGPQTVFAVLKSTSTSDFVNLNWFTFGPAAGASPSASTTPSTSPSASATPSVTPSSSASASVPPSAPAGWVPVDQARWNRELAAFNAITPKAVTPGTTRVPEFHTDCEVANSAPDDPIVVPGLPGASHMHTFFGTKVDAFTTTDQLLSATTNCNAPGDNSAYWVPELRKDGKAVPIKSFRVYYGSRVKDPSTVKPFPPGLRVVEGDAKRQVDTPKNAGSNQFWCAGSAEIGRSADGNWPVCAPGGNLIFQLVFKDCWDGKNIDSPDHKSHMGDPVNGVCTGKYPVAVPDLSFMVNYQSLGGDGLSLSSGKPSSMHGDFMNAWEPARLGALVKSCLNQNAKCDTEVTFAGG; translated from the coding sequence ATGCGGACTCCCCCCGCGCATGTCGCACCGCCGGACCGGGCGCGCAAGCGTCGTCGTGTCACCCGCCTCACGCTGGCCGGCGCGGTCGCCGCCGCGCTGACCGCGAGCGGCATCTACATCGCCGGCGCCCAGGCCGAGGAGGTCGCCGTCCCGGGCCGGGTCCAGGCGGAGGCCTTCGCGGCGCAGTCCGGCGCGCAGACCGAGAGCACCGGCGACGCCGACGGCGGCCGCAACGTCGGCTGGCTGGCCAACGGCGACTGGCTGCGGTACGACGGCGTGTCCATCACCGGCGCCGACCTGACCGCCCGGGTGTCGTCGCACAACTCCGCCGGCGGCACCGTCGAACTGCGCCTCGGCGCGCAGGACGGCACGGTGCTGGCCAGCTTCCCGATCGCCCAGACCGGCGGCTGGCAGAAGTGGACGACAGTCGCCGCGAAGGCGTCGAGTGTGCCCGCCGGCCCGCAGACCGTCTTCGCCGTGCTGAAGAGCACCTCGACGTCGGACTTCGTCAACCTGAACTGGTTCACGTTCGGCCCCGCGGCCGGCGCGTCGCCCAGCGCCTCGACCACGCCGAGCACGTCGCCGAGCGCCTCGGCCACCCCGAGCGTCACGCCGTCGTCGTCCGCCTCCGCGTCGGTGCCGCCGAGCGCGCCGGCCGGCTGGGTGCCTGTGGACCAGGCCCGGTGGAACAGGGAACTGGCCGCCTTCAACGCGATCACGCCGAAGGCGGTGACGCCGGGCACCACCAGGGTCCCCGAGTTCCACACCGACTGCGAGGTCGCCAACTCCGCGCCGGACGACCCGATCGTCGTGCCCGGCCTGCCCGGCGCCTCCCACATGCACACCTTCTTCGGTACGAAGGTCGACGCCTTCACCACGACGGACCAGCTGCTCTCCGCGACGACCAACTGCAACGCCCCGGGTGACAACAGCGCCTACTGGGTCCCGGAGCTGCGCAAGGACGGCAAGGCCGTGCCGATCAAGAGCTTCCGCGTCTACTACGGCTCACGGGTCAAGGACCCGTCGACCGTCAAGCCGTTCCCGCCGGGCCTGCGGGTCGTCGAGGGTGACGCGAAGAGGCAGGTGGACACCCCGAAGAACGCCGGTAGCAACCAGTTCTGGTGCGCCGGCAGCGCCGAGATCGGCCGCAGCGCCGACGGCAACTGGCCGGTCTGCGCCCCCGGCGGCAACCTGATCTTCCAGCTCGTGTTCAAGGACTGCTGGGACGGCAAGAACATCGACTCGCCCGACCACAAGTCGCACATGGGCGACCCGGTGAACGGGGTCTGCACCGGCAAGTACCCGGTGGCCGTGCCGGATCTGTCCTTCATGGTGAACTACCAGTCGCTGGGCGGTGACGGTCTCAGCCTCTCCTCCGGCAAGCCGTCGTCCATGCACGGTGACTTCATGAACGCCTGGGAGCCGGCCCGCCTCGGTGCACTGGTGAAGTCCTGCCTCAACCAGAACGCCAAGTGCGACACCGAGGTGACCTTCGCCGGCGGCTGA
- a CDS encoding DUF6518 family protein, whose product MRPGDRTVALASVVGGFLLGVLDFCWIKWLPFPVAELGNSTATWAVAAFFFGYRVRSGWLRAALGATVLLVVAVPSYYLAATLLQGDDLAVLWAPSSLVWMFFGVLAGVVFGTAGTWARGTGWRQVVGAALPAAVFFEEAVRFAGKATHPNYSSSMWWNVAIDIALGLLIVALTGRSHRQRALALAVAVPLAAVILVSFALVGGALS is encoded by the coding sequence ATGCGACCTGGTGATCGGACGGTGGCGCTCGCCTCCGTGGTGGGCGGCTTCCTGCTCGGCGTCCTCGACTTCTGCTGGATCAAGTGGCTGCCGTTCCCCGTCGCCGAACTCGGCAACTCCACCGCCACCTGGGCGGTCGCTGCCTTCTTCTTCGGATACCGGGTACGGTCCGGGTGGCTTCGCGCCGCGCTCGGCGCCACCGTCCTGCTCGTCGTCGCGGTACCCAGCTACTACCTCGCGGCCACACTCCTGCAAGGCGACGACCTCGCGGTCCTCTGGGCACCGTCGTCCCTGGTCTGGATGTTCTTCGGGGTGCTCGCCGGAGTGGTGTTCGGCACCGCGGGAACGTGGGCGCGCGGCACGGGTTGGCGGCAGGTCGTCGGCGCGGCGCTGCCGGCAGCAGTGTTCTTCGAGGAAGCCGTCCGGTTCGCCGGCAAGGCGACCCACCCCAACTACTCCTCCAGCATGTGGTGGAACGTCGCCATCGACATCGCCCTGGGTCTGCTGATCGTCGCGCTGACCGGCAGGTCACACCGTCAGCGGGCACTCGCCCTCGCGGTGGCCGTACCCCTGGCGGCCGTGATCCTGGTGAGTTTCGCGCTGGTCGGCGGAGCCCTCTCCTAA
- a CDS encoding DUF5990 family protein: protein MRIRIDGTDLPGRGTGAEVDALRRGNVHVGVQRKAEVVDLVPADAADATWHVEVSSREIDGMLDVGGPWVHGRPGARFLYLSWGAVTEDGFAVFRRAKLMFTDVPPELLRAAHEGRGVLVGRVGLTDAAGGPRCARVQPPAVAWTVR, encoded by the coding sequence ATGCGGATCCGGATCGACGGCACCGACCTGCCCGGTCGCGGTACCGGTGCGGAGGTCGACGCGCTGCGGCGGGGCAACGTGCACGTCGGCGTCCAACGCAAGGCCGAGGTGGTCGATCTGGTGCCGGCCGACGCCGCCGACGCCACCTGGCACGTCGAGGTGTCCAGCCGTGAGATCGACGGGATGCTCGACGTCGGCGGCCCGTGGGTGCACGGCCGCCCCGGTGCACGATTCCTGTACCTGAGCTGGGGCGCGGTGACCGAGGACGGCTTCGCGGTGTTCCGACGAGCGAAGCTGATGTTCACCGACGTCCCGCCCGAGTTGCTGCGCGCCGCACACGAGGGCCGCGGGGTGCTGGTCGGCCGGGTCGGGCTGACCGACGCCGCCGGCGGGCCGCGCTGCGCCCGGGTGCAGCCTCCCGCCGTCGCCTGGACGGTGCGGTGA
- a CDS encoding DUF6069 family protein encodes MTSTNATPASTQTNRRILGLAGTGLVATLAAMVTTTVAAALTQAAGVDFAIPDGGEKIPLGGFAVVTGFFSVVGIVIAVALLRWSAHPAQRFLWTAVSLTVISLVPPLLAGANTATTVALLALHLVPATVMIPTLTRSLHARAG; translated from the coding sequence ATGACCAGCACCAACGCAACCCCGGCATCCACTCAGACCAACCGCCGAATCCTCGGACTCGCCGGCACCGGCCTCGTCGCCACCCTCGCGGCGATGGTGACCACCACAGTCGCCGCCGCACTCACCCAGGCCGCCGGCGTCGACTTCGCGATCCCGGACGGCGGGGAGAAGATCCCGCTGGGCGGGTTCGCCGTGGTGACCGGCTTCTTCTCGGTCGTCGGCATCGTCATCGCCGTCGCTCTGCTGCGGTGGAGCGCCCACCCCGCCCAGCGGTTCCTCTGGACGGCGGTGTCGTTGACCGTGATCTCGCTGGTCCCGCCCCTGCTCGCCGGGGCGAACACCGCCACCACCGTCGCTCTCCTCGCGCTGCACCTCGTACCGGCGACGGTCATGATCCCCACCCTGACGCGAAGCCTCCACGCCCGGGCGGGTTGA
- a CDS encoding winged helix DNA-binding domain-containing protein: MVDRRQVLNFRVHAQQLDRGAGTLADTAVLDIGVQNTGPDGARWALAVRGVDVTTLSDTEVVLLWTVRGAPHLYRRADVGTVAAAVEPFTDADAGKRIYDASRPLKAAGIGNLAALDEVAARMRAVVTRPTVKGDVSGRLATMLPEPYLRSCRPCDATHLYEMPFRLAAVRAGLELQLDTSPPILRRIAGFRKAAAAGDRFDLIRAYLRLLGPATPKQVADYLDAPVKDVKTLWPEDVVEVTVDGEVRSLLAADIPALESADGTGTRLLGPYDLFLQAKDRATLVPNAAHAKELWPVLGRPGAVLVDGELVGIWRPRTSGRKLTVAVRPWQRLSGATRDAITAQAERLAAHRAVALAGVDVAG; this comes from the coding sequence ATGGTCGATCGGCGCCAGGTGTTGAACTTCCGCGTCCACGCCCAGCAGCTCGACCGGGGCGCGGGCACGCTCGCCGACACCGCCGTGCTGGACATCGGGGTGCAGAACACCGGGCCGGACGGTGCCCGGTGGGCGCTGGCGGTGCGCGGGGTCGACGTGACCACGTTGTCCGACACGGAGGTGGTCCTGCTGTGGACCGTGCGGGGCGCTCCACACCTCTACCGTCGTGCCGACGTCGGCACGGTGGCGGCCGCTGTCGAACCCTTCACCGACGCGGACGCCGGCAAGCGCATCTACGACGCGTCCCGACCCTTGAAAGCCGCTGGCATCGGCAACCTCGCGGCCCTCGACGAGGTGGCCGCCCGCATGCGGGCTGTCGTCACCAGGCCGACGGTCAAGGGGGACGTGTCCGGCCGCCTGGCCACGATGCTGCCCGAGCCGTACCTGCGGTCCTGCCGGCCGTGCGACGCCACCCACCTGTACGAGATGCCGTTCCGGCTCGCCGCCGTGCGGGCCGGACTGGAACTCCAGCTCGACACGTCACCTCCGATCCTGCGGCGCATCGCCGGGTTCCGGAAGGCAGCCGCTGCGGGCGACCGGTTCGACCTCATCCGCGCGTACCTTCGGCTGCTCGGCCCGGCGACCCCGAAACAGGTGGCCGACTATCTCGACGCCCCGGTCAAGGACGTGAAGACGCTGTGGCCCGAGGACGTGGTCGAGGTGACTGTCGACGGTGAGGTGCGCTCACTGCTGGCGGCCGACATACCTGCGCTGGAGTCGGCCGACGGCACGGGCACCCGCCTCCTCGGCCCGTACGACCTGTTCCTGCAGGCGAAGGACCGGGCGACACTGGTGCCGAACGCTGCCCACGCCAAGGAGTTGTGGCCCGTGCTGGGTCGCCCCGGCGCCGTCCTGGTCGACGGCGAGTTGGTGGGCATCTGGCGTCCGCGCACGTCCGGCAGGAAGCTCACGGTCGCCGTGCGTCCCTGGCAGCGGCTGTCGGGCGCGACGCGCGACGCCATCACCGCCCAGGCCGAACGCCTCGCCGCGCACCGGGCCGTCGCCCTGGCCGGTGTCGACGTCGCCGGCTAG
- a CDS encoding carbonic anhydrase, whose protein sequence is MENGVRANAVAQVAALSARSSIISEKVHQGTLRVVGARYDLDNGRVSLVA, encoded by the coding sequence GTGGAGAACGGGGTCCGCGCCAACGCCGTCGCCCAGGTGGCGGCGCTCAGTGCCCGCAGCTCGATCATCTCGGAGAAGGTGCACCAGGGCACGCTGCGCGTCGTGGGCGCCCGCTACGACCTGGACAACGGGCGAGTTTCGCTGGTGGCCTGA
- a CDS encoding HEAT repeat domain-containing protein — translation MTGPQQDTTTMRALQGLKHTDASVRLRAALAVGTTPDPRGVDPLVARCAVEPDFSVREMLTWALTRHPAALTVPRLLGELGAERAQARSQALHTLSKIGDRRAWPAITRALLTDADDEVARSAWRAAVALVPDGAATDLAEVLSTQLGRGNRETRLSLSRALIALGEVIIPILGAAATDPDPRVRAHATATQRLWEDPDAGFEYATDEAIRVVALGPAAASG, via the coding sequence ATGACCGGTCCACAACAGGACACGACCACCATGAGGGCTCTCCAGGGGCTGAAACACACCGACGCGTCGGTGCGGCTGCGCGCGGCCCTGGCCGTCGGCACGACCCCGGACCCACGAGGCGTCGACCCGCTCGTCGCGCGCTGCGCGGTCGAGCCCGACTTCTCCGTACGCGAAATGCTCACCTGGGCCCTGACCCGCCACCCGGCGGCGCTGACGGTCCCCAGGCTGCTCGGCGAACTCGGCGCGGAGCGCGCGCAGGCGCGCAGCCAGGCGCTGCACACGCTGTCGAAGATCGGGGACCGGCGGGCGTGGCCGGCGATCACGCGGGCGCTGCTCACCGACGCCGACGACGAGGTGGCCCGCAGCGCCTGGCGGGCGGCGGTCGCCCTGGTGCCCGACGGTGCGGCGACCGACCTGGCCGAGGTGCTGTCGACGCAGTTGGGGCGGGGCAACCGGGAGACGCGGTTGAGCTTGAGCCGAGCGCTGATCGCGCTCGGCGAGGTGATCATCCCGATCCTGGGGGCCGCGGCGACCGACCCCGATCCTCGGGTACGCGCGCACGCCACCGCCACCCAGCGGCTGTGGGAGGACCCGGACGCCGGTTTCGAGTACGCGACCGACGAGGCCATCCGTGTGGTGGCACTCGGCCCGGCGGCGGCGAGCGGGTGA
- a CDS encoding TolB-like translocation protein, which produces MRTLRTVRGLAAVTGVTTMLLMPVPASAAEVGALALVDVAPDGSPGNGGVGGSDISDDGRYVAFASTSYNLVPGDTNDSADVFVRDTETGVTTLVSGGLDGQPANDGIEYTAAISGNGRYVAFTSYASNLVPGDTNNERDVFVHDRQTGATTRVSTFAGGREIRGSSSGATISDNGRFTSFIVTSYSGDLDDQGRWLYGQVAYIHDSVLGRTTRVSLQADGGTNLAAYEAVVSGNGRRVVFSGSGDWIGDGGTSTGIFVHDLSSGATVRANLATTTEGGFRGGLNPSISKDGTKVSWESYQPFVAADTNTTSDIYVRDLIADTTVLVSANRAGTGAGNSHSMSGQLAAGGRYVSFYSQASDLAPSDGNGIYSDVFVRDLNTGRTTAVSTTAAGATGNGDSFDGVTSANGSRVVFISSATDLGVHPGDGRSHLFVRCLRNC; this is translated from the coding sequence ATGCGTACCCTTCGGACGGTCCGTGGCCTCGCGGCGGTCACCGGCGTGACCACGATGCTCCTCATGCCCGTGCCCGCCTCGGCGGCCGAGGTCGGGGCGCTCGCTCTGGTCGATGTGGCACCCGACGGGTCTCCTGGCAACGGCGGTGTCGGTGGCTCCGACATCTCCGACGACGGCCGGTACGTCGCCTTCGCCTCCACCTCCTACAATCTCGTCCCTGGCGACACCAACGACAGCGCGGACGTCTTCGTCCGCGACACGGAGACCGGCGTCACCACCCTGGTCAGCGGAGGACTGGACGGTCAGCCGGCCAACGACGGGATCGAGTACACGGCGGCGATCTCCGGCAACGGCCGGTACGTGGCCTTCACGTCGTACGCGTCGAACCTCGTGCCCGGTGACACCAACAACGAACGTGACGTCTTCGTGCACGACCGACAGACCGGGGCCACCACCCGGGTCAGCACGTTCGCGGGCGGGCGGGAGATCCGGGGCAGCAGCAGCGGCGCCACCATCTCCGACAACGGTCGTTTCACCAGCTTCATCGTCACCTCCTACAGCGGCGACCTGGACGACCAGGGTCGCTGGCTCTACGGGCAGGTGGCGTACATCCACGACTCGGTGCTCGGCAGGACCACCCGGGTCAGCCTGCAGGCCGACGGCGGCACGAATCTCGCGGCGTACGAGGCCGTCGTGTCGGGCAACGGACGGCGGGTGGTGTTCAGCGGGTCCGGCGACTGGATCGGTGACGGCGGGACGAGCACCGGCATCTTCGTGCACGACCTCTCGTCCGGCGCGACGGTCCGGGCCAACCTGGCCACCACCACCGAGGGCGGGTTCCGCGGCGGGCTGAACCCGAGCATCAGCAAGGACGGCACGAAGGTGTCGTGGGAGTCGTACCAGCCGTTCGTGGCGGCGGACACCAACACGACCAGCGACATCTACGTCCGTGACCTGATCGCCGACACGACCGTCCTGGTCAGTGCCAACCGTGCAGGTACGGGCGCCGGCAACAGCCACAGCATGTCCGGCCAACTGGCCGCCGGCGGTCGTTACGTGTCGTTCTACTCCCAGGCCTCGGACCTCGCCCCAAGTGACGGCAACGGCATCTACAGCGACGTCTTCGTGCGCGACCTCAACACCGGCCGGACGACGGCGGTGAGCACCACCGCCGCCGGGGCGACCGGTAACGGCGACAGCTTCGACGGAGTCACCTCGGCCAACGGAAGCCGGGTCGTCTTCATCTCCTCCGCGACGGACCTGGGCGTGCACCCGGGCGACGGTCGTAGCCACCTTTTCGTGCGCTGCCTGCGCAACTGCTGA